In a single window of the Desulfovibrio sp. Huiquan2017 genome:
- the ahbC gene encoding 12,18-didecarboxysiroheme deacetylase, giving the protein MIGISKLYCGAVEASDALRYNRESGQLPSHLLQFSKDKKPVVVWNMTQRCNLKCVHCYAQAIDPSGHKDPISTDQAKEMIDDLAQFGAPVLLFSGGEPLVREDLVDLAKYATAQGMRAVISTNGTLITKSKARELKEVGLSYVGISIDGNEEVHDKFRGVKGSYKKALQGVENCKAEGLKVGLRFTINKRNAVEIPHLFDLIEQMDIPRICFYHLVYSGRGSELIKEDLDHQETRDVVNLIMDRTRALFDKGLPKEVLTVDNHADGPLVYYRLLKEDPERAKEVLELLKWNEGNSSGRGIGCISWDGKVHADQFMRHHTFGNVLERPFSEIWTDPNIELLHKLKDKRPHVGGRCAGCRFLNICGGNFRARAEAYYGDFWAQDPACYLSDEEITGEKL; this is encoded by the coding sequence ATGATAGGCATTTCCAAATTGTATTGCGGCGCCGTGGAAGCTTCCGACGCCTTGCGTTACAACCGCGAATCCGGGCAGCTGCCGTCCCATCTGCTTCAATTTTCCAAAGACAAGAAGCCCGTCGTGGTCTGGAACATGACCCAGCGGTGCAACCTCAAATGTGTCCACTGCTACGCCCAGGCCATCGACCCGAGCGGGCACAAGGACCCCATCTCCACGGACCAGGCCAAGGAAATGATCGACGACCTGGCCCAGTTCGGCGCTCCGGTCCTGCTCTTCTCCGGCGGCGAACCCCTCGTCCGCGAGGATCTGGTGGACCTGGCCAAGTACGCCACGGCCCAAGGCATGCGCGCGGTCATCTCGACCAACGGCACCCTGATCACCAAGTCCAAGGCCCGCGAGCTCAAGGAAGTCGGCCTGTCCTACGTGGGCATCTCCATCGATGGCAACGAGGAGGTCCACGACAAGTTCCGGGGCGTCAAGGGCTCCTACAAAAAAGCCCTTCAGGGCGTGGAAAACTGTAAGGCCGAAGGCCTCAAGGTCGGCCTGCGCTTCACCATCAACAAGCGCAACGCCGTGGAGATTCCCCACCTGTTCGACCTCATCGAGCAAATGGACATCCCGCGCATCTGTTTTTACCATCTGGTCTATTCCGGCCGGGGCTCCGAACTGATCAAGGAAGACCTGGATCACCAGGAGACCCGCGACGTGGTCAACCTGATCATGGACCGCACCCGCGCCCTGTTCGACAAGGGATTGCCCAAGGAAGTCCTGACCGTGGACAACCACGCCGACGGCCCCCTGGTCTACTATCGACTGCTCAAAGAAGACCCCGAACGCGCCAAGGAAGTGCTCGAACTGCTCAAGTGGAACGAGGGTAATTCCTCCGGGCGCGGCATCGGCTGTATCTCCTGGGACGGCAAGGTTCACGCCGACCAGTTCATGCGTCACCACACCTTCGGCAACGTCCTGGAACGCCCCTTCTCCGAGATCTGGACCGATCCGAACATCGAACTGCTCCACAAGCTCAAGGACAAGCGCCCGCATGTGGGCGGCCGCTGCGCCGGGTGCCGCTTCCTGAACATCTGCGGCGGCAACTTCCGCGCCCGGGCCGAAGCCTACTACGGCGATTTCTGGGCCCAGGACCCCGCCTGCTATCTCTCCGACGAAGAAATCACCGGCGAGAAGCTGTAA
- a CDS encoding YIP1 family protein, translated as MQITCPECRFTREVDENKIPARSQVATCPKCQTKFKFRNLPEEEFLIEEPEPATQPKAAAETPPATEEAPRGEPLSRPEPEDKAFPDLPAAEDDDELWRRLHTMTPPDKPRTARSEPADEHYDEPLEGIGDQPEPPQQEQQPVPGWTGEFNEDFPDPMQGEFQDDENDETPMQVPPPFEQLDRYGFFHGLFLTLKLVLFSPRLFFSVMPVGNGLSKPLTFAILISLIQTVAQYAWGVAGLTPGVDVTGQGFQTVPYDATNGLFELLLTPAFVALSLFVIAGFYHAILNALKAGNKGFEGSFRAVAYAYAPMMTGIIPMFTVGFMAAWMFLYALWGLVLTAIGLKYIHKTSYTKVIPVLLLPLLLGMIMALLMLKGQMPTV; from the coding sequence ATGCAAATAACATGTCCCGAATGCAGATTCACCCGCGAGGTAGACGAGAACAAGATTCCCGCCCGCTCGCAGGTGGCTACTTGTCCGAAATGCCAGACAAAATTCAAATTCCGCAACCTGCCGGAAGAAGAATTTCTCATTGAGGAACCCGAACCGGCCACCCAGCCCAAGGCCGCTGCCGAGACCCCGCCCGCGACCGAAGAGGCGCCCCGCGGCGAACCGCTTTCCCGGCCCGAGCCCGAAGACAAAGCCTTCCCGGACCTGCCTGCGGCGGAGGACGACGACGAGCTGTGGCGGCGTCTACACACCATGACCCCGCCCGACAAGCCCCGCACCGCGCGAAGCGAACCCGCCGACGAGCACTACGACGAGCCCCTCGAAGGAATCGGCGACCAGCCGGAACCGCCCCAACAGGAGCAACAGCCCGTGCCCGGCTGGACCGGCGAATTCAACGAGGACTTCCCCGATCCCATGCAGGGGGAATTCCAGGACGACGAGAACGACGAGACGCCCATGCAGGTGCCGCCGCCCTTCGAACAGCTGGACCGCTACGGCTTCTTCCATGGCCTGTTTCTGACCCTGAAGCTGGTCCTGTTCTCGCCGCGCCTGTTCTTTTCGGTCATGCCCGTGGGCAACGGATTGTCCAAGCCGTTGACCTTCGCCATCCTGATCTCCCTGATCCAGACCGTGGCCCAGTACGCCTGGGGCGTGGCCGGGCTGACCCCGGGCGTGGACGTCACCGGACAGGGCTTCCAGACCGTGCCCTACGACGCCACCAACGGCCTGTTCGAGTTGTTGCTCACCCCGGCCTTCGTGGCCCTGTCCCTGTTCGTCATCGCCGGTTTCTACCACGCCATTCTCAACGCGCTCAAGGCTGGCAACAAGGGGTTCGAGGGGTCGTTCCGGGCCGTGGCCTACGCCTACGCGCCCATGATGACCGGGATCATCCCCATGTTCACCGTGGGATTCATGGCGGCCTGGATGTTCCTCTACGCCCTGTGGGGGTTGGTCCTGACCGCCATCGGCCTGAAATACATCCACAAGACAAGCTACACGAAGGTCATCCCCGTGCTCCTGCTGCCTCTGCTGTTGGGCATGATCATGGCCCTGCTCATGCTCAAGGGGCAGATGCCGACCGTCTAG
- a CDS encoding glycosyltransferase family 4 protein has translation MVDSPVRVLHVIKSLGLGGTEKVMQLFVTNLDPTRFTTAAYSPTDGVRAAQIRAANVDTFIGGDLLAILDHFRPHIAHVHRAGWPEPDLLVPLKRARVPVVVETNVFGRHDPSPLGAIIDHTLFVSHFCLDRFSRTTGIAPNPERYSYLYNPVNTDFFARAARTDRDFSRPAAGRISRPDPGKWSRLALDFLPGIVRDLPDFRYHIIGAIPEAVDFVRTHDLEKNVRFHAPVETDAQIAAFLDGVSVLAHANDTGESFGLVIAEAMACGLPVITHPSQGLRDNGQLELVEHGVTGLVARNAEEYAGALKYLFSHPDEAERMGRAGRDKATRLFRMQTVARKLETTYLELLRRKGILQ, from the coding sequence ATGGTTGACTCCCCAGTGCGCGTGCTCCACGTGATCAAATCCCTGGGCCTGGGCGGCACGGAAAAGGTCATGCAGTTGTTCGTGACCAACCTCGACCCGACCCGCTTCACCACGGCGGCATACAGCCCGACGGACGGCGTGCGCGCCGCGCAGATCCGCGCGGCGAACGTCGATACCTTCATCGGCGGCGACCTGCTCGCCATACTCGACCATTTCCGGCCTCATATCGCGCATGTGCACCGCGCCGGGTGGCCCGAGCCGGACCTGCTCGTGCCGCTCAAACGTGCCCGGGTGCCCGTGGTGGTGGAGACCAACGTCTTCGGCCGCCACGACCCCAGCCCTCTGGGAGCGATCATCGACCATACCCTGTTCGTTTCGCATTTCTGCCTGGATAGGTTTTCCCGAACCACGGGCATCGCCCCCAATCCCGAACGCTACAGCTACCTGTACAACCCGGTGAACACGGATTTCTTTGCCCGGGCAGCTCGGACGGACCGGGACTTTTCCCGCCCGGCCGCCGGGCGCATCTCCCGGCCCGACCCCGGCAAGTGGTCCCGGCTGGCCCTGGATTTCCTGCCCGGTATAGTGCGCGACCTGCCGGACTTCCGCTACCATATCATCGGGGCCATTCCCGAGGCCGTGGATTTCGTCCGCACCCACGACCTGGAGAAGAACGTCCGCTTCCACGCCCCGGTGGAGACCGACGCTCAAATCGCCGCCTTCCTGGACGGCGTCTCGGTCCTGGCCCACGCCAACGACACGGGCGAATCCTTCGGGCTGGTCATCGCCGAGGCCATGGCCTGCGGCCTGCCCGTCATCACCCATCCAAGCCAGGGACTGCGCGACAACGGACAACTCGAACTGGTGGAGCACGGCGTCACCGGACTTGTGGCCCGCAACGCGGAAGAGTATGCAGGAGCCCTCAAGTACTTGTTTTCCCACCCGGACGAAGCCGAACGTATGGGACGGGCAGGAAGGGACAAGGCCACGCGTCTGTTCCGCATGCAAACCGTCGCCCGCAAGCTCGAAACCACGTACCTGGAACTGCTCCGGCGCAAAGGAATCCTGCAATGA
- the hemB gene encoding porphobilinogen synthase: MIPTDFYRGRRLRTSPAMRELVREHAVTANDLVMLYFVIDTEDENFKKEIPSMPGQYQLSLKQLELKVAEAVDNGLKALMLFGIPKTKDELGSGAYDDNGIIQKATRMIKTRWPELIIMADTCLCEYTSHGHCGVVKNEYVQNDPTLNLLARTAVSQARAGADMIAPSDMMDGRVAAIRAALDEEGFINVPIVSYAVKYASAFYGPFREAAEGAPKFGDRKTYQMDPPNAREAMREAAADLEEGADILMVKPGQPYLDIIRLVRDNFDTPVAAYQVSGEYAMIKAAALNGWVDEQAIVMESLVAFKRAGADLILSYFTEDVLKVLK, from the coding sequence ATGATACCCACGGATTTCTATCGCGGACGCAGGCTACGGACTTCGCCCGCCATGCGCGAACTGGTGCGGGAGCATGCGGTCACTGCCAACGACCTGGTCATGCTCTACTTCGTCATCGACACCGAGGACGAGAATTTCAAGAAGGAAATCCCGTCCATGCCCGGCCAATACCAGCTCTCCCTCAAGCAGTTGGAGCTCAAGGTGGCCGAGGCCGTGGACAACGGCCTCAAGGCGCTGATGCTCTTCGGCATTCCGAAGACCAAGGACGAACTGGGCTCCGGGGCCTACGACGATAACGGCATCATCCAGAAGGCCACCCGCATGATCAAGACGCGTTGGCCCGAGCTAATCATCATGGCCGACACCTGCCTGTGCGAGTACACCTCCCACGGCCACTGCGGCGTGGTCAAAAACGAATACGTCCAGAACGACCCCACCCTGAACCTGCTGGCGCGGACCGCCGTGTCCCAGGCCCGGGCCGGGGCGGACATGATCGCCCCGTCCGACATGATGGACGGCCGCGTGGCCGCCATCCGCGCCGCCCTGGACGAAGAGGGATTCATCAACGTCCCGATCGTGTCCTATGCGGTCAAATACGCTTCGGCCTTCTACGGTCCCTTCCGCGAAGCCGCCGAGGGCGCGCCCAAGTTCGGCGACCGCAAGACCTACCAGATGGATCCGCCCAACGCACGTGAGGCCATGCGCGAAGCCGCCGCCGACCTGGAGGAAGGCGCGGACATCCTCATGGTCAAGCCCGGCCAGCCCTACCTGGACATCATCCGGCTGGTCCGCGACAATTTCGACACCCCGGTGGCCGCCTACCAGGTCAGCGGGGAGTATGCCATGATCAAGGCCGCCGCCCTGAACGGCTGGGTGGACGAACAGGCCATCGTCATGGAATCCCTGGTCGCCTTCAAGCGGGCCGGGGCGGATTTGATCCTCTCCTACTTCACCGAAGACGTTCTCAAGGTATTGAAATAA
- a CDS encoding AsnC family transcriptional regulator, with protein MDAYDKQILDIIQSHFPLASRPYEEVGKQVGLTEAEVLERIRAMKASGLIRRMGANFTSQALGWQSTLCAASVPEDKLDEFVAEVNKHDGVTHNYLRENEFNVWFALIAPDMNAVEAILASITQATGIKVLNLPADKLFKIKVDFKMDK; from the coding sequence ATGGACGCATACGACAAGCAAATACTCGATATTATCCAGTCCCATTTTCCACTGGCTTCCCGCCCCTACGAGGAGGTCGGCAAGCAGGTGGGCTTGACCGAGGCCGAGGTGCTGGAACGAATACGGGCCATGAAGGCTTCCGGGCTGATCCGGCGTATGGGAGCGAACTTCACGTCCCAGGCGCTGGGCTGGCAATCCACCCTGTGCGCAGCCTCGGTGCCCGAGGACAAGCTCGACGAGTTCGTGGCCGAGGTGAACAAGCACGACGGCGTGACGCACAACTATCTGCGCGAGAACGAGTTCAACGTCTGGTTCGCGCTCATCGCCCCGGACATGAACGCGGTGGAGGCGATCCTCGCATCCATCACCCAAGCCACGGGCATCAAGGTCCTCAATCTCCCGGCGGACAAGCTGTTCAAGATCAAAGTCGATTTCAAGATGGACAAATAG
- the fliD gene encoding flagellar filament capping protein FliD, which translates to MEDSTYTSGSINFTGLGNGTDFNTLIEGFVKVEQARVTRLEKWKASWEDKNTQFKALNTQLLSLKTTLEGMDTLDEFMTKSVESSNTNLLTASAKAGALESTHSVIVNQLATNDILTTGTGTESLKTVIAPSATSFQFSYAGNSITLDDIPAGTTLQGFVDMINNHPDTRGIIQATTLYDGTSYHLQLSGKGLGANNQLVISNAGSLMFGASNFNETQNAQNSQIRVDGFPGGSTWIERDSNSISDIIDGVTLNLKSVNPFTAVTLTVNTETDGIVENIASFVDAVNAIRSQILTLTQVDEEGKGAILTGNYGIDIVSQNLKNITASMGQGFKLRNLKTGEGDIYSALSQLGILTDAEQGSPTYGLLTIDYDKLKEALLADPKAVSEIFALEPTGVSRTTDFTFNSFIEGTTKPGEYDVKVVSDGTQIISATINGEEATVSGWEITGQSGSAKGMALRLNNTAAGTYSGKVAIKEGKASEMIDALTALTKPYNKFTYEGGPLAVLQNNYKDIMDSIDEKIDWEKNRIDKLERNMRLKYARLDALLGQYQLRQGQLEAALSQLSQ; encoded by the coding sequence ATGGAAGACAGCACGTACACATCGGGTTCCATCAACTTCACCGGCCTGGGCAACGGGACGGACTTCAACACGCTCATCGAAGGGTTTGTGAAGGTGGAACAGGCCCGAGTCACGCGACTGGAAAAATGGAAGGCCTCCTGGGAGGACAAGAATACTCAATTCAAGGCGCTGAACACCCAGTTGCTCAGCCTGAAGACCACCTTGGAGGGCATGGACACCCTCGATGAATTCATGACCAAAAGCGTGGAGAGCTCCAATACCAACCTGCTCACGGCCTCGGCCAAAGCGGGAGCTCTGGAGTCGACCCACTCCGTGATCGTCAACCAGTTGGCCACCAACGACATCCTGACCACCGGAACCGGAACCGAATCCCTGAAAACCGTCATCGCCCCGTCGGCTACCTCGTTCCAATTTTCTTATGCCGGCAACTCCATCACACTCGATGACATTCCGGCGGGCACCACTCTTCAGGGATTCGTGGATATGATCAACAACCACCCGGATACCCGGGGGATCATCCAGGCCACAACCCTCTACGACGGCACTTCGTACCACCTCCAATTGTCGGGAAAGGGGCTGGGCGCGAACAACCAACTGGTCATCTCCAACGCGGGCTCGTTGATGTTCGGCGCAAGCAACTTCAACGAAACCCAGAACGCCCAGAACAGCCAGATTCGAGTGGACGGCTTCCCCGGCGGCAGCACCTGGATCGAACGCGACTCCAACTCCATAAGTGACATCATCGACGGCGTGACCCTCAACCTCAAGTCGGTCAATCCGTTCACAGCCGTCACCCTGACCGTTAACACGGAGACCGATGGCATCGTGGAGAACATCGCCTCCTTCGTGGACGCGGTCAACGCCATCCGGTCTCAGATCCTCACCCTGACCCAGGTGGACGAGGAGGGCAAGGGGGCCATCCTGACCGGCAACTACGGCATCGACATCGTCTCGCAGAACCTGAAGAACATCACGGCCAGCATGGGGCAGGGTTTCAAACTCCGGAACCTAAAGACCGGAGAGGGGGACATATATTCGGCCCTGTCCCAACTCGGCATCCTGACCGACGCCGAGCAGGGCTCGCCCACCTACGGACTGCTGACCATCGACTACGACAAGCTCAAAGAGGCTTTGCTGGCGGACCCCAAGGCCGTGTCCGAGATCTTCGCCCTGGAACCTACCGGGGTCAGCCGGACCACGGATTTTACCTTCAACTCCTTCATCGAAGGCACAACCAAGCCGGGCGAATACGACGTCAAGGTGGTCAGCGACGGCACCCAAATCATCAGCGCAACCATCAATGGCGAGGAGGCCACGGTATCGGGATGGGAGATCACCGGCCAGAGCGGCTCCGCCAAGGGTATGGCGCTTCGCCTGAACAACACGGCGGCGGGGACGTACTCGGGCAAGGTGGCGATCAAAGAAGGCAAAGCCTCGGAGATGATCGACGCGTTGACCGCGCTGACCAAGCCGTACAACAAATTCACCTATGAAGGCGGCCCGCTGGCGGTCCTGCAAAACAACTACAAAGATATCATGGATTCCATCGATGAAAAGATCGATTGGGAGAAGAACAGAATCGATAAACTGGAACGGAATATGCGTTTAAAATACGCCCGGCTCGATGCCCTGCTCGGCCAGTACCAACTGAGGCAGGGGCAACTTGAAGCGGCATTGTCGCAGCTTTCACAGTAA
- a CDS encoding glycosyltransferase, whose protein sequence is MNNDLIKKYTAAVLEFAFRGHAAAPADFPAPNDTASFAERSLRILDKSGNETLVLFGLGSGEHALALAAGLPGSARLIVCETDPETARAFLTTRPEWNGPDSRTLVLADTSPWAHLYLLAMSGVRPDNAALALNPSLAEDERARYRNLQRLFMRAKPHQALNSSYLSHVGVQAPDLSVGVILSPDEPGLDEFFAQFPDWTREVIVVWDAKTPPERDFACAAPVRHLARPLDDFASQRNHALAECAGDWVLFLDGDERFSEDVWGLLTACMLVKRLEACWFPRMTLYPDETRCKAGYGLWPDLQLRLFRNQDGVRFTRPVHERLTGLTGRTALVLDAPILHYSRLTKSPDTLAAKLKRFDAASDGHVRHMLNDDYPTIPRALLSEATFLVGSLSMLLLEENPA, encoded by the coding sequence ATGAATAACGACTTGATCAAGAAATATACCGCCGCCGTCCTGGAATTCGCCTTTCGGGGCCACGCCGCCGCACCGGCCGATTTCCCGGCCCCGAACGACACGGCGTCCTTTGCCGAACGCTCCCTGCGCATCCTGGACAAAAGCGGGAACGAAACCCTGGTCCTGTTCGGCCTGGGGAGCGGCGAGCACGCCCTGGCCCTGGCCGCCGGATTGCCCGGATCGGCCCGGCTGATCGTCTGCGAGACCGACCCGGAGACGGCGCGCGCCTTCCTGACCACCCGCCCCGAATGGAATGGACCCGATTCGCGGACCCTGGTGTTGGCCGATACCTCGCCATGGGCGCACCTCTACCTCCTGGCCATGAGCGGAGTCCGTCCGGACAACGCCGCCCTGGCCCTGAACCCGTCCCTGGCCGAGGATGAACGCGCCCGGTACCGCAACCTCCAGCGCCTGTTCATGAGAGCGAAACCGCACCAGGCCCTGAACAGCTCGTACCTGAGCCACGTGGGCGTCCAGGCCCCGGACCTGTCGGTGGGCGTGATCCTGTCCCCGGACGAGCCCGGACTCGATGAATTCTTTGCCCAGTTCCCGGACTGGACCCGCGAAGTGATCGTGGTCTGGGACGCAAAAACCCCGCCCGAACGCGACTTTGCCTGCGCCGCGCCGGTCCGCCACCTGGCCCGCCCCCTGGACGACTTCGCCTCCCAACGCAACCACGCGCTCGCCGAATGCGCGGGCGATTGGGTGCTGTTCCTGGACGGCGACGAACGATTCAGCGAGGATGTCTGGGGCCTGCTCACGGCCTGCATGCTGGTGAAACGGCTCGAAGCCTGCTGGTTCCCGCGCATGACCCTGTACCCGGACGAAACCCGGTGCAAGGCGGGCTACGGGCTGTGGCCCGACCTGCAACTACGCCTCTTCCGCAACCAGGACGGTGTGCGCTTCACCCGGCCCGTGCATGAACGACTGACCGGCTTGACCGGCCGCACGGCCCTGGTCCTAGACGCGCCCATCCTGCATTACAGCCGCCTGACCAAATCCCCGGACACGCTGGCGGCCAAGCTCAAACGATTCGACGCGGCCTCGGACGGACACGTCCGGCACATGCTCAACGACGATTATCCGACCATCCCGCGCGCCCTGTTGTCCGAAGCGACCTTCCTGGTGGGTTCCCTGTCCATGTTGCTGTTGGAGGAAAACCCGGCCTGA
- the ahbD gene encoding heme b synthase: MSEHQNHPGGPMTGCPPEGHPGGHPGGKHPGAEHAPKKYLDDGVTPICRLIAWEVTRSCNLACKHCRAEAHPEPYEGELSTAEAKALIDTFPDVGSPIIIFTGGEPMMRHDVYELIAYAKDKGMRCVMAPNGTLITPETAQEMKKAGIERCSISIDAPESVQHDEFRGEVGAFDASMRGIQYLKDAGIEFQINTTVTKHNLHLFKDIFHLCERIGAAAWHIFLLVPTGRAVELGAEIISAEEYEDVLNWFYDFRKTTNMQLKATCAPHYHRILRQRAKEEGVPVDFEHFGLDAVSRGCLGGIGFCFISHRGQVQPCGYLDLNCGNIREIPFPEIWKNSPQFYNLRHAETYDGKCGHCEYEKVCGGCRARAQTMNGHYLKEEPLCSYTPKKKPRA; the protein is encoded by the coding sequence ATGAGCGAACACCAGAATCACCCCGGCGGTCCCATGACCGGCTGTCCGCCCGAAGGCCATCCCGGCGGACATCCCGGCGGCAAACATCCCGGCGCGGAGCACGCCCCCAAGAAATACCTGGACGACGGCGTTACGCCTATCTGCCGACTCATCGCCTGGGAAGTGACCCGGTCCTGCAACCTGGCCTGCAAACACTGCCGGGCCGAGGCGCACCCCGAGCCCTACGAAGGCGAGCTGTCAACGGCCGAGGCCAAGGCGCTCATCGACACCTTCCCGGACGTGGGCTCCCCGATTATCATCTTCACCGGCGGCGAGCCCATGATGCGGCACGACGTCTACGAACTCATCGCCTACGCCAAGGACAAGGGCATGCGCTGCGTCATGGCCCCCAACGGCACATTGATCACCCCCGAGACCGCGCAAGAAATGAAGAAAGCGGGAATCGAACGCTGCTCCATCTCCATTGATGCTCCCGAGTCCGTCCAGCACGACGAGTTCCGGGGCGAGGTCGGGGCCTTCGACGCCTCCATGCGCGGCATCCAGTACCTCAAGGACGCGGGCATCGAATTCCAGATCAACACCACGGTGACCAAGCACAACCTCCATCTGTTCAAGGACATCTTCCATCTCTGCGAACGGATCGGCGCGGCCGCCTGGCATATCTTCCTGCTCGTGCCCACGGGCCGGGCCGTCGAACTCGGCGCCGAGATCATCTCCGCCGAGGAATACGAAGACGTGCTCAACTGGTTCTACGACTTCCGCAAGACCACGAACATGCAGCTCAAGGCCACCTGCGCGCCCCACTACCACCGTATCCTGCGCCAGCGGGCCAAAGAGGAAGGCGTCCCGGTCGATTTCGAGCACTTCGGCCTGGATGCGGTTTCGCGCGGCTGCCTCGGCGGCATTGGCTTCTGCTTCATCTCCCACAGGGGCCAGGTCCAGCCGTGCGGCTACCTGGACCTCAACTGCGGCAACATCCGTGAGATTCCCTTCCCGGAGATATGGAAGAACTCCCCGCAATTCTACAACCTGCGCCATGCCGAAACCTACGACGGCAAGTGCGGCCACTGCGAATACGAAAAGGTCTGCGGCGGCTGTCGCGCCCGAGCCCAGACCATGAACGGGCACTACCTCAAAGAGGAGCCCCTGTGCTCCTACACCCCGAAGAAAAAGCCGAGGGCATGA
- the fliS gene encoding flagellar export chaperone FliS: MANPAKAYLTTQVETTTQGELLLMLYEAAIKFLKQAKREIDNRDYAKKGIYISKAMAIIHELSESLNKEKGGDITPKLGQLYMFCTTQLVKANIRLDNRMIDDVIKILDGLRSAYAQIVPIHDGKAAPGDTATTSATRPPAPPAPPVMPVQTSPRAAQKAAAKQAAQPAPKPDAPSNPLRTAATAAKFRAANAYNNANR, translated from the coding sequence ATGGCCAACCCAGCAAAGGCATATCTGACGACTCAGGTCGAAACCACCACCCAGGGGGAACTCCTCCTCATGCTCTACGAGGCGGCGATCAAGTTCCTCAAACAGGCGAAGCGGGAAATCGACAACAGAGACTATGCCAAGAAGGGCATCTACATATCCAAGGCCATGGCGATCATCCATGAGTTGTCCGAAAGCCTGAACAAGGAAAAAGGTGGGGACATCACCCCCAAACTCGGACAGTTGTACATGTTCTGCACCACGCAGTTGGTCAAGGCCAACATCCGCCTGGACAACAGGATGATCGACGACGTCATCAAAATCCTGGATGGATTGCGCTCGGCCTATGCCCAGATCGTCCCCATCCACGACGGCAAGGCGGCTCCGGGCGACACGGCGACCACCAGTGCGACCAGGCCTCCGGCCCCCCCGGCACCTCCGGTCATGCCCGTGCAGACATCCCCGCGAGCGGCCCAAAAGGCCGCAGCCAAGCAGGCGGCCCAACCCGCGCCCAAACCCGACGCGCCGTCCAATCCGCTACGCACTGCGGCGACAGCGGCCAAATTCCGCGCGGCCAACGCCTACAACAACGCCAACCGATGA
- a CDS encoding OmpA family protein has translation MKKTFLFSLLLLISACSHVDLSLTDQTKVYTDAPVRKSALQVAVHPRGKQYTPLTAYFHPFIIQQENADHTALSTSFTQIFFNAWTEERLFSTMELAPGYGYQGYSSALESARRRGADLLVMGRVPYFYDGTTLDDSAVTIQVDIYAAGSGTLLWTMLQSARIEQRNPEDYIYFVHETRMSHSPFNQIVRAIAKDMTIPLKAWLPDPDANYPYVSTPEAVKTELSADPVIGVQERNLPPETGAAPQAAGQSKKTGTRTPAAKTGQDGEETPRPAISGVDLNIRFDFDKATIKPESSGVLDALGETLNSPEFKGRSIVVGGHTDASGDAAYNLTLSKKRAEAVKTYLVDKWHINPDLIEAVGFGNSRPLTSGATPEDRQRNRRVEIRMANQARQ, from the coding sequence ATGAAAAAAACTTTTCTTTTCAGCTTATTGCTGCTTATTTCCGCGTGTTCTCACGTGGACCTGTCCCTGACCGACCAGACCAAGGTCTACACCGACGCGCCCGTCAGGAAATCGGCGCTCCAGGTGGCGGTCCACCCCCGGGGCAAGCAGTACACGCCCCTGACCGCCTACTTCCACCCCTTCATCATCCAGCAGGAAAATGCGGACCACACCGCCCTGTCCACCTCCTTCACGCAGATATTCTTCAACGCCTGGACCGAGGAACGCCTTTTCTCGACCATGGAACTGGCCCCGGGCTACGGCTACCAGGGATATTCCTCGGCCCTGGAATCGGCCCGCCGGCGGGGCGCGGACCTGCTGGTCATGGGCCGGGTCCCCTATTTTTATGACGGCACGACCCTGGACGACTCGGCCGTGACCATCCAGGTGGACATTTACGCCGCAGGCAGCGGGACCTTGCTCTGGACCATGCTCCAATCCGCGCGCATCGAGCAGCGCAATCCCGAGGACTACATCTATTTCGTTCACGAAACGCGCATGTCCCACAGCCCCTTCAACCAGATCGTCCGGGCCATAGCCAAGGACATGACCATCCCGCTCAAGGCGTGGCTGCCCGACCCCGACGCGAACTACCCCTATGTCTCCACCCCCGAAGCGGTAAAGACCGAGCTCTCGGCGGACCCGGTCATCGGCGTGCAGGAACGAAATCTCCCGCCCGAAACGGGCGCGGCACCCCAGGCCGCCGGGCAATCCAAGAAAACCGGCACCCGGACCCCGGCCGCCAAAACCGGACAGGACGGAGAGGAAACACCCCGGCCGGCCATCTCGGGCGTGGACCTGAACATCCGATTCGACTTCGACAAGGCGACCATCAAGCCCGAGTCCAGCGGCGTGCTCGACGCCCTGGGCGAAACCCTGAACTCGCCCGAGTTCAAAGGACGCAGCATCGTGGTGGGCGGACATACCGACGCCTCAGGCGACGCCGCATACAACCTGACCCTTTCCAAAAAACGGGCCGAAGCGGTCAAAACCTATCTGGTGGACAAGTGGCACATCAACCCGGACCTCATTGAGGCCGTGGGCTTCGGCAATTCCCGTCCCCTGACCTCCGGAGCCACGCCCGAAGATCGGCAACGAAACCGCCGAGTTGAAATCCGGATGGCGAATCAGGCCCGGCAATGA